Genomic window (Candidatus Omnitrophota bacterium):
ATCAGTTCGGTCAGAATATACAAAGACGCCCAGGCGAAAGGGACCGAAGGCCACGGGGTGTTTTCTCCCTCTGCGGACACGCTCATATCTTCGGGGCAGGAAACTTTCGGCGCCCTTCAGCCCGGTATATGCATAATCACGCTGAGAAATCCCTCAAACCTCAACGAGGAGAGGGCTCAGATCATAGCGGAATCCACTTCCACTTATTTTGTGGCGTTTTCCTTTACGAACTCGGCCGAGGTCGGGGTCACAGCCGGCGTGAATCTGGCGAACTCTTCCGGCATAGAGGCCTATATGGAAGGCATCAACAGGGTCTTTGATTATTATGATTATAACGGCAATTCCCGCAGGGATGAGGGAGAACCGGATATTTACCCGCTGGAATCGGAAACGCCGCCCATCATAGCCACGGTAGACCGCGTGATCGTCAATAAGGCTCATCCCGGCATCACCCAGCTCATACAGGGCTCAAAGAATAATGTCCTTGAGCAGCTCATACTCAGCATCGATCCCCTGACGCCCCGCGCGGCCTGGTGGATCGGCATCACGGTGGAGAAGCTGGGTAATATACCCAACGAGGATGTGGACGCGGTCAAGATCTGGAAATACAATTCGGGCACTGTTGATCAGGCGGGGAATCCAGTTGTGAACACTTCTACATCCGGGCCGACAGGAGTGAAAGACGTGCTCGTGGCTAAAGCGGAGGGCGATCTCGTGTCCAACACTTACGGAGCATTCACATCCACTTCTGTTACCATCCCCTTTGACGAGGCCAGCTGGCAGGAGATCTCGCTGAGCAATAAGAATTACCTGATCGCTTATGACCTTGACCCCTTTGCCGAAGTGGGTAGCAAACTGGGCCTTAATCTGGCTACGAAGGACAATTTACAGGTTGAGCCGGTAGATGAGGTGAAAGACGAGAATTTCCCGATCAAATTCCCGGCCATTGAAGTGAAAGAGTATGCCGACAATGTCACCTTTGTTTTCAGCGACGCCACGGCTCTCATAGCGGACAAGCAGATAAATCAGGGAGATGTAAATCTGCCTATCCTCGCGTTAAATGTCAAAACCAACCAGTCGGACGCTTTCTGGAAGAGTATTATAATAGATCAGGCCGGTTCCGCGGGGGATGAGGATATAGATAACATAACCATCTGGCTGGATAAGGACAATAACCTGAAATTCAATGCGACGCTGGATGAAATGATATCGTCCGGCACTTTCCATAACGGCCAGGCGGCATTCACCTTTGCCGGCCACGAAGCCGCCAGAAGAATAGGGCCCGTGAACACCGTCTCTTACCGCACGGAGGTGCAGAACAAAGCTTATTTTATCAATCTCTCTCTGTCCGACACGGCGACGCCGGCGAAAACCATAGCCCTTAAAATAGAAGGAGACCCTCTGCTTGGCTATCTGGGTGTTTCTTCTCCCAACAAGATAGATGCTTCTTTCGCGGCCGCCGGAGGTTATCTGCTCCCGTCAAAAGAGATCAAGGCCTCGCCCCGCACCCTTTTCGTGGAGGGGGAATCCCTCGCGCCCGAGACCGTTTATCAGGGCACGGATGATGTGGTGATGATGAAACTCTCAATGTGGGTTTCAGGTTATGAGATACCCTGGACGAAACTGCAGGCCGCCAGATCCGGCACGGGCCTTGATGAAGATATAAATAGAGTCAGATTGTACAGGGACGTTCAGGTGCCCGGCCAGCCCAACTACGGCGAATGGGGCGGAGGGGATCATCTTGTCGCGACCGGTGTTTTTGACGGCGGGATATGTCTCCTGGATTTCTCAACGCCCACAGCGTCAATAGAGATCATACCCGAAACGACCATGTATTATTTTATCCTTTTTGATTTTGCCAACAGCGCCACGCCCGGGGCGTTTACGGGACTGAGGATCAATTCCAACAGCGCGTTCCAGGTGGAAACGCCTCACAATGTCTATAATTTCTCTCCGGAGATAACCTCTGTTCAGGCGCAGCAGCTGGCCACGACCGACACGCTGGAGGTTCTCACACTCGATCCCATGGTCGCCGAAGTGACGCAGGGGGACAGGAATGTGTCCTTCGCGCGGCTGACGCTGAGGACTGACTATCATGACGCGGTGGTGCAGGCGGTGCGTATATACAGGACGGGCAGCGGAATAGACGGCGATATAGAGGCCATAAAGATCTACAGGGATCTCTATGAGGTGGACGGCGGCGGCGTTGAGGGTGTCCTTGACAGCTGGGATATAAGATATGACACGACGACTTACACATATCCGGGCCTTATCAATTACGGCAATGAGGTGTTTATCGACGGCGTCGCCGACATAACCCTCAAGATCCCGCAGAAGGTGGGCACCTCGGCGGATGAAATGGATAAAACGTATTTTGTGGCTTTTGATATAGCCAATCTTGCCTCAGTCGGCAAGAGCGTGGGATTCAGGATACTGCCTCCAGGAACCAGCTCTTTTAAGGTGATCGAGCCCGATCGGGTGCAGGATAAGAATTTCACAACCATGGGCGCTGTTATCAGGGAATATCCGGATACCGTGACGGTCGCCCCGTGGAGAGATTCTTCGGGGGCGGGCGTGGCCCCGAACGAAGTTGTGCAGGGCCAGAAAAATATTCTTGTGGAGAAATTCTCGCTCACAACCCGCACCTCCCAATTGGGAGATCCCGAGTCCGAGGCTGTCTGGACGGGTATGCGCTCGGCTCTCGGCGGCGATGTGCCCGACCGCTATATTGAAAAGGTGAAGGCCTACAGGGATCTTGACGGCGACGGCCTCTATGACTCTGCGAAAGACCAGCTCATAGGCCATGCGGGCGATCCCGCCACGGGCTCTCCGGCCTATGTCAGCGGAGCCGTGAACATACTTTTTGTGAATGAGCGCGTGACATCACCAGATATAAAAAGCGCTTACACGGTGGGGAAGGATTACATGAACTGGCCGGTGAACAAATACGCGGGCTATACAATTGAGATCACGACGGGAACAGGGGCCGGCCAGAAGAGGACTATTGTTTCAAACACCTCAACCATTTTCACGATAACGCCGGCATGGGACACCATCCCCGATCAGAGCTCCGTCTTTGAAATCAAAACCATCCAGACGATAGGGACGGTGGCCAAAAATTATTTCCTGGTTTATGATCTTTCCATCAACGCTCCGCCGCTGGCGACGCTCGCCTCCAGGTTCACATCCCCGTCATATTTCTTTGTGTCGCAGCCGAATGTGGTTCTTTTGAAAGACAATCTGCCGATAGAAAGCAGTGAGGCGACAATAAAACCGGCGGTGATAAACATGAAACTCACAGGCACGGCTCCGCCCTCCTGCCTGCAGGGTGAACTCGCCGTGCCGATGGCGGCCATGGAAATTTATGTCTCTTCTTTGACCGTGAAATCCGCGGAAGGCAAGCCGGAGCTCCGGAAGATAAAAATGTATCTCAGGTTTACCGGAGGTTCGGATGTGCCGGCAACCTATGACGCCAATATCAGCGCCGTGCTCGTTTATGCCGACAGCAACGGCGACGGGAAACTGACGAGGGTCTGGAACACCGGGACCCTGAATTACGAGATCTCCGGAGATTCGCTGATATCAAGCGGTAATGACGCGTTCAGCGGCAATTTGTGCGAAATCAATTTAACCTCCCCGCTTGTCCTGAAGACCGTTCCGTCGAAGATATTCATAGCTTTTAATGTGTCGCCCGCGGCTAACACCAATGATTCGGTGGGAATAGACATAGGGCATTTCACCAATGACTGGATAGGGATCAATCCGCCGGAAAGGATTATTAATGACGGCTCGTTCACGTCCGCTTTCTCTCTGATAAAGAGCCAGTACCGCCCGACGACACCAGTCGTTACCATGGGGAGCGTCTGGACCAACAGAGGCACCGAGGTGAGCGCCGCATGGGAATCTTACGCGACGCTGGGAGTGGTGGAGACGAGATATGCCATAGGCAGAATAGCCGGCGGAACCGAAAACCTTTCATGGCAGAGCGTGACAATACCCGTTTCGGAATGGACGCAGGACTTCACCTCTTCCGTCACGGCCCGGGTGGAAAAGCCGTTGTCGGCGAGAAATTATTTCTTCTCCGCGCAGGCAGTGGGCAGAAAACTGGTTGGGACCACATTCACGACAGAGGAGAGCGAAACAGGCTACGCCCAGTTCTTTGTTGATATGACGAGCCCGGAATCGCCGGCGCAGCCGACAATATCCGCGCAGGAGACATCGTCCAATTACTGGATTATGTGGGTGCCGTCCTATGACATATATGAGGATGCCGCCGGTGCGGCCAATAGAGTCACAATGGGCATGACAGCTGAGCTTGCCAGCGAGCTGGCGGCTTCGGGCTACACTTACAAGGCGGATGAGAACGGCGTGATGACTCTCTATACATCCGACGGCGTCGCCGTCAGTGAACCCTTCTCGGGTTATTACGAATTGAGCTCCGGGGCCAAAGAGAGGGTGCTCGCCAGCGGAATCCGTTATTATCAGCTGCAGGAACAGGCCGACACTTCCGCTAAATGGCACACCATATCATCCAAGATTCCTCTGGGCACAAACGGTTATGAGATAGGTTCCTCGCTGACTTCATATGAAGACGGGTCCGCGAGAAAGAGCGCGGCTAGCTTCTACCGCTACAGGATAAGGGCTTTGGACAAAGCGGGCAATTCTGGCGAATGGTCGCCTGTTTCCGCCGCGCATCAGGCGGCGCCGCCGATGACAGGGATATCACAGGTGTCGAATTATCCGAATCCCGTGGACGCGACAAAATACGGCGACACCACGATAGCTTATACGCTGAGTGAACCGTCTACAGTGGATATCACGCTTTATGATCTCCTCGGGAAAAAGGTTTATTCATGGCATTTCTCTCCCAATGAAGAGGTGTTCTTTGAAGACGATCCAAGGACAGGGGATTCCCGTTCCGGAGGCGGTAAGTCCGGGCCGAACAAGATAGCGTGGCATCTCAAGAACGAGGTGGGCAGAAAGGTCGCCAAGGGCGGCTACATCTGTCACATCAAGGTCGCGAATTCACAGGGCAGTTTTGAGAAGACCTATAAAATAGCCGTCATCAGATAACTCAGACGGGGACAGTCCCCATTAGAATTTGACAAAGAGAAAACTTTTTGATAAAAAAGACGATGAAACTTATACAGTATGAGGACATTCTGTCCGCAGCGCGTACCGGCGGAAAACTTTTTACCGATGGGAAATACATGCTCACCCCCCTTGCAAAGGAGGCGTTAAAAAGGCATAATGTGGAAATTTTGAGCGGAGGTTCTTCAATGAGAAAAATTATAATCGCGGGCAACTGGAAAATGAACATGAGTAATGAGGAGGCTGTCAAGTTATCCCGGGCTGTGGCCTCCGGCCTGGGGGATTTATCCTCGCGCGGCAGAATAGCCGTGATGTGCCCCCCTTTTACGGCACTGAATTCCGTTGCGCCATCTATATCCGGCGCGAAGGGCCTTTATCTGGGCGCGCAGAACATGTTTTATGAGGACAATGGCGCTTATACGGGAGAGGTATCCGCGGATATGCTGCTTTCCTGCGGCTGTTCGTTCTGCATCATAGGCCATTCCGAAAGGAGAAAATATTTTGGCGAAACCGATGAGACGGTGAACAAAAAGGCGAAGAAAGCTCTTGAGAAATCATTGACGCCGGTAATATGTGTGGGGGAAACTCTGGAAGAAAGGGAATCTTCTCGCGCTTTTAATGTTGTGAAAAAACAGATCACCGGCGCTCTTCAGGGGATTTCAAAAGAAGATATCGCTAAAGTTGTGATAGCCTATGAACCCGTGTGGGCCATAGGCACCGGCAAAACCGCCTCGCCCGAACAGGCCCAGTCTATGCACGCGTATATAAGGGAGCAGATAGCGGGGCTTTCCGATGGCGTTGTTGCGCAGAGTGTGTCAATTCTTTACGGCGGCTCAATGAATCCCTCCAATGTCAAAGGTTTGCTTGAATGCACCGATATAGACGGCGGCCTTATAGGCGGAGCCAGCCTCAAGGCGGAAGATTTTCTGAAGCTCGTTCATTTTGATGATTGAAGCGAAAACAATAGCGGAGAGTATAGCCCGGAAGCTGCGCCGCGCGTCAAAACCCGTCATCTGCAATGTGTCCAACAGGCATGTGCACATCACGCAGGAGAATTTCAGCGCGCTTTTCGGACAGACCTACGCCATGAGGAAACTTAAAGATCTGATGCAGCCCGGAGAATTCGCTTCCAAGGAACTGATCGAAATAGCCGGGCCCCGAGGGAGCATAAAAAAGGTGCGGATACTCGGCCCTTTCAGAAAATACACGCAGGTTGAGATATCCCGGACTGACAGTTTCAAGCTCGGCGTTTCCGCTCCTGTGAAGGAGTCCGGGAAAATAAGCGGCTCCTCGCCACTCAGGCTCGTAGGCCCCGCGGGAGAGATAGAACTAAAGGAGGGTTGTCTTGTCGCTGTCCGGCACATACACATGACTCCCGCCGACGCGAAGGAGCTGGAACTGAAAGACGGAGAGACGGTGAGGATTGAAATAAACGGAAAACGCGGCGGGATTATGGGCGACACCCTTGTGCGGGTTTCGCCGAACTACGCCCTGGAATGCCATATAGATACGGATGAGGCCAACGCTTTTGATTTTAAGAGCGGCGGCTGGGTTTATGTTGTTTAGGAGGTAAAAATGGAAGCTCTCGGAATGATTGAAACGAAAGGTCTTGTGGCGCTTATTGAGGCGGCTGATGCCATGGTGAAAGCGGCCAATGTCCAGATCGCCGGTTATGACAAAATAGGCGGCGGTTATGTCACTATTTGCGTCAGAGGAGAAGTCGCCGCCTGCCGCGCCGCGTGCGAAGCGGGAGCCGCTTCCGCCGGGAGAATCGGTGAGCTCGTGTCTGTTCATGTAATTCCCCAGCCTCACGGTGACCTGGAAGGCAAGCTCCCTATTTCTCTTCCCGGAAGCAGAAAGAAATAAGACGGTAAGGCGCTGATCTGATGCTGAACCGCGCGAAGCGCTTCGTCCGCCGTGGCGAATCTGCCTCCGGAGGATCGTCCCTGGGGATGCTGGAGACACGCGGCCGTCTTGCGCTGATAGCCGCATCCGACGCTATGGCGAAAGCAGCGGGCGTTGAGGTGCTGAGTACCGCGAAAACGGGAAAAGGTTTTACCACTGTTTTCGTGCGCGGGGATGTGGCCAGCTGCCAGGCCGCGTGCGAAGCTGGAGCGCTTGCCGCGTCGGAGTTGGATTCTCTTGTGGCGGTCCATGTTATAGCCCAGCCGCATCCGCAATTGAAAGAGCACTGGCCGGAAATAATAGAAGTGGTGAGTCCCTCGACTTCGCTCGGGATGCTGAGCCTGTCGAAGCACGAAGCCGAACCAAAGTGGTGAGCCCATTCGACTCGCTCTGCTCGCTCAGGGTCGAACCCAAAGTGGTGAGTCCTTCGATTTCACTCAGGATACTGAGCCTGTCGAAGTACGAAGTCGAACCAAAGTGGTGAGCGAAGTCGAACCAAAAGGAGGCAATAATGCAATTTGCCAGAGTTATAGGTAACTGTGTCTGCACGGTGAAGGACGCGAAACTGCCTAAGGAAAAACTTCTTGTCATTCAGCCGGTGGATTCGTCGCTCGAGAAAGCGGCGGGCTCCCCCCTTGTGGCCATAGATGTCGTCGGGGCCGGCAACGGCGAGCTGGTGCTCTTTGTTTCCGGTTCATCGGCGAGGCAGACGACCATAACGGAAAACAAACCCACCGACTGCACCGTTATGGCGATAGTGGATTATGTTGAAAAAGACGGTAAGCTGATTTTTTCGAAGTAGGCGTTGATGCTGCCCTTGCGGCGGAGGTTTTATGGATAATGCGGATATAGAAAAAATTGTTGATGAGGTTATGAAAAGAATACCGGCCTCTTCCGGAGCTGCTTTGCCCGCGGAGATTTTACCCGGTCCGCTTTTTGACACGATGGATGAGGCGATTTCCGCCTCGGTCAAAGCTCAGAAGTTTTTCCAGGATCAGGGTGTGGAAAAGCGCGTGAAAATAATAGAGGCGATCCGCAAGGCGGCTCTTGAGAACGCCGAAGCTCTCGCGAGCGCCGCTCAGATTGAAACAAAGATGGGCCGCACCGCCGATAAAATAATCAAAAATAAACTGGCCGCCGAGAAAACACCCGGCGTTGAAGATGTGCGGCCCGGCGCTTTTACGGGAGACCACGGAATGACCCTGGTGGAATACGGGCCCTTCGGCGTTGTGGGCTCGGTGATACCGTCCACAAACCCGACATCCACGGTGATAAACAACACGATAAGTATTTTGTCCGGAGGCAATTCCGTTATTTTCGCGCCTCATCCTTCGGCAAAGAATTGCTCGCTCAAGGCGATAAGTATTTTACAGAATGCCGTTAGTTCCACAGGCGGCCCCGGCGCGCTCATCTCCGCTATGAAAAAACCCTCTCTTGAAGGGGCGGAAATGCTTTTTGACGACCCTAGGGTCAAGCTCATGGCTGTCACCGGCGGCCCCGCCGTGGTGCGGCGGGCGATGAGGAGCGAAAAAAGAGTGATAGCGGCAGGCCCCGGAAATCCTCCCGTCGTGATAGATGAAACGGCTCAGTTTCCGAAATGCGCCGCGGATGTTATTAGCGGCGCCTCTTTTGACAACGGCGTTTTGTGCACCGCTGAAAAAGCCGTCATCGTCTGTGAAAAGGCCTGGGACAGTTTTATATCCGCCATGCGCGCCGACAGCAGGGCTTTTGAACTCAACGCCGGGCAGTTTGATGCGCTCACGATTGCGGCGATCAAAGAGCCGGCCACTCCGGAAAAGAGTGAGGGTGTTGTCAACAGGGATTTTATAGGCCGCGATGCCGCCGTTATAGCAAAGGCGATAGGTATAGAAGTTCCATCAACAGTGCGGCTTTTATGGGCCGCGGTTCCTCAGGCGCACCCCTTTGTCTGGACGGAACAGCTCATGCCCGTGCTTCCCGTGACCATGGTGGCGGATATTGACGAAGCCATTGAGCTGGCAGGAAAAGTGGAAGCCGGTAACCGCCACACGGCCGTTATGCATTCCACAAATGTGGACAATCTTTCCAAAATGGCGCGCGCCATGCAATGCTCCATATTCGTTAAAAACGGGCCTTCTTATATGGGGCTCGGCATGGGAACAGGCTACGCGACGCTTACAATTTCCACTCCGACAGGCGAAGGCCTCACGAAGGCCAAGGATTTTACCAGAGAGCTGCGCTGCGCGCTTGTGGATAATTTCAGGATCGTATAGATGATCATAAGAAGTCTCAAACACGGCGCTGATTTGCGCGAAGAGATAGAACGGGTCTGTAAAAAAGAGAAGGTCAAATCGGGATGGTTTAATGTTATCGGAGCTTTGAAGGGGCTGTCTCTTGCTTTTTATGACCAGAAAAAAAAGGAGTACGGGGAAATTGAACTTCGAGGCGCGTGGGAAATAAGTTCCTGTATGGGAAATATTTCTCTCAGTGACGGAGAGATCTTTGCGCACGCACATATAAATGCGGCTGATGAAAAAGGGAATGTAAAAGGGGGGCATCTGCTGAAGAGTGAGATCTTCGCCGCGGAGCTTGCGCTATTTCCTTCGCGTGAAATTCTGAAAAGAAAGTTTGATAAAACGACAGGTTTGAAATTATGGAAGTAAACAGAGAAGAGATAATAAGAAAGGTGGCTGCGGCGGGCGTTGTCGGCTGCGGCGGCGCGGGCTTCCCCACACATGTTAAGATAGCGGCCCCTGCGGATTTTGTCATAGCCAACGGCGCGGAATGCGAGCCGCTGCTGAAAGGTGACCAGTATTTGATGGCTGAACACGCCTCCGAGATTGTGAGGGGAATAAAGTATGTCATGCAAACTTCAGGAGCCCCCGCCGCTTACATAGGGCTCAAAAAAAAGTACCGCAGACAGATAGAAGCTCTCAGCAGAGTCCTGGCGCCGGGCATTAAAGTTTTTGAGATGGAAAATGTTTATCCCTCCGGCGATGAACATGTCATGGTAAATGAGATAACAGGACGGATCGTTCCCGAGGCGGGTATCCCTATCAATGTGGGTTGTATTGTTGATAATGTGGGAACACTGATCAATATATGCCAGGCGGTGGAGAAGGGAAAAGCCGTAACCCGTGTGAATGTCACGGTTACGGGAGATGTGGAAAATCCTGTTATAGTCCGCTGCGCCGTCGGCACCCGTGTGGCGGATATTGTCGCGCTTGCCGGGCCGCGCAAACAGAACCATACGCTGATAAACGGCGGGCCCATGATGGGAGACATAATAGATGATGATTTTTGCGTTACCAAGACTGCCGGAGCCATCCTTGTTCTGCCGGGCGATTCATCCCTCGTGGCCAAAAAAATGAGGACAGCGCAGGTCTCAAAGCGCAGGGCGAAATCAATATGCGAGCAGTGCATGGATTGCACTCTGGTCTGCCCGAGGAATCTTCTGGGCCACCGTATATTCCCGCACAAAATAATGAGGATGAATTTTTTCGCATCGCCCGAGTTTAATGAGATCAGCTCGGGAAGTTTCCTCTGTTCCCAGTGCGGCCTTTGCGAGGCAGCCTGTCCGCAGAACCTTTCTCCGAGGGCGGTTTTTAAATCCGTTAAAGAGGAACTTGTCAAAAAGGGGCACAAGAATCTGCTCGCTTCATCGGATCTCCGCACGCATAGCGAAAGAGCGTTAAGGCAATTCTCCTCTCATCGCCTTGTCCAGAGACTGGGGCTTGCGGAATTTGATAAATCCGCCGGATTTTATCCGGAAGAGATCGTGCCGGATAAAGTAAAAATAGCTCTGCATCAGAATGTGGGGCTCCCGTCTTTTCCCGTTGTGAAGCCGGGCGCGGAAGTGAAGGAAGGCGATATCATAGCGAAGGCGCCGGAGAAGGCGTTAGGGGCGAATCTGCACGCCAGCATATCGGGTACGGTGGTGAAAATTGACGAAAAATATATTTATATCGGTTAAAATGAAAAAAGGGATAAAGAGGAGTGCTATATGGAAGCTGCGATAGGTTTGGTAGAACTGTGTTCCATTTCCAGCGGATTTGAGGTTGCTGACGCTATGCTCAAAATGTCGGGAGTTGAGCTCGTGGAAGCGCATCCTGTCTGCCCCGGGAAATTTATAATTCTTGTTACGGGAACTCTTTCAGATGTTGCCAGCAGCATGGATAAGGGGATAGATATGGCGGGGGAATTCCTGGTGGATACGCTGACCATCCCGAATGTTCACACTGAAGTTATAAGGGCTATCCGGGGAATCACGGATGTTTCAGAGATAGAATCTTTAGGATCGGTGGAGACGATGTCCGTGGCCGCGTGCATTGTCGCCGCGGATGCGGCCAGAAAAACAGCGGATGTCAGTTTGATAGAGATACGCATAGCGATGGGCATCGGCGGCAAAAGTTATTTCACCCTCACCGGAGAGGTGGGTGCGGTGAAGACGGCCGTTAACGCCGCCTGTAAAGCGGTCGCGGGCGACGGGATCATAGTACATAAGATGGTGATTCCTCAAGTCCACCCCGATATGAAAAAAGTTGTTTTATAAAGGAGAAAGATCATGAATATAGCCATGGGGTCCGATCACGGTGGATTTGATTTGAAAGAGTATCTTAAAGCGGCTCTTCAGAAGAAGGGGCATACGGTTGTAGATTTCGGTTGTTATTCTCTTGAGGCCGTGGATTATCCGGACATAGCTTTTCTTGTAGCGGAAGCTATGAAAGATAAAAAATACGACAAAGCCATTCTCATAGACGGCACGGGCGGCGGGATGACGCTGGCGGCAAATAAAGTGAAGGGGGCCAGGGCCGTGTGCGCTTATAATGAGATGACGGGCGCCTTCGCCTCGGAACACGATGACGCCAATATCCTCTGCCTGGGCGGCAAGATGATAGGAGAACTGCTCGCCGAGAAAATAGCGGAGGCCTATATAAACACGCCTTTCGGCGGCGCGCGCCATCAAAGGCGGCTGGATAAGATCGTCGGTATTGAAAGGAAATATTTTAAATGAAAATTGCCGTGGCTTCCGATCACGCCGGTTTCAAGATCAAGGAAAATATTAAAAAATATTTGGCGGACAAGGGGTATACGGTAGAAGATTTCGGCGCCCCGGGCGAAGAATCTTTTGATTATCCGGATTCCGCGTATCCCGCGGCCAGGTCCATAGCCGAGGGAAAGAATGATAAAGGCGTGTTTGTGTGCGGCTCCGGTAACGGGGTGAATATAGCGGCCAATAAAGTAAAAGGCATCCGTTCGGCGCTCGCGTATAACAGGGAAGTAGCCTCCTTTGCCGCCGCCGATACAGGCTGTCAGGTGATCTGTTTCGGGGCGAGGTTCATGGGTATGGATATGATTAAGGAATGTATAGATGCCTGGCTTTCGGCGCCGGCGCCCGCGGAAAGGCATCTCAGGAGAATAAATAAAATAAACGGGGGAGAAAGATGAATGCCGCTAAAGTTATAGGCCGTGTTGTAGCCACGGCGAAATGGAAAACACTGGAGGGGAAAACACTGCTGCTCCTTCAGCCCACGGACTGGTCGGGCAGGGCGTGCGGCGACATTATCGTAGCCGCTGACAGCGTCGGGGCCGGCGCGGGGGAATTCGTTTTTTATGTTAAATCCAGAGAGGCCTGCTTTTCGTGGCTGTCGGGGAATAAACAGTTGCTGGCTGAAATGCCGCCGCTTGACGCTACGGTTATGGGTATTATAGACGGTGTGGATATGATAGATGAGCCGGATGCCGGAAAGAAGCGCGTAAAATGAAAATATGTAAAGTGGTGGGAAATGTTTGGGCGACGAGGAAACAGGCGTGCCTGGTAAGTTACAAACTTCTTCTTGTCGCACCCTATGACACGGAAACGGGGAAAACGAAAGGGGAAACCGTCATGGCTGTTGATGTCGTCGGAGCCGGAAAGGGTAATATAGTGCTTGTGAATGACGAAGGCAATTCCGCCAGAGGAATGCTTGAGAAACCCGTCGCGGGGATAAGAACTGTCGTCTGCGGCATAGTTGATGAGACCTTGCTTAACGGAAAGCATAGAAAATTTCATTAGGAGGAAAAATGGATAGAAAAGAAGTTGAACAGATCGTGAGGGAAATTTTATCGCAGAATCAGAAGAGCCCCGCATCGGGTAAAATGGCTCCCGTAATC
Coding sequences:
- a CDS encoding ethanolamine utilization protein EutN, translated to MNAAKVIGRVVATAKWKTLEGKTLLLLQPTDWSGRACGDIIVAADSVGAGAGEFVFYVKSREACFSWLSGNKQLLAEMPPLDATVMGIIDGVDMIDEPDAGKKRVK